The Euphorbia lathyris chromosome 8, ddEupLath1.1, whole genome shotgun sequence genome has a window encoding:
- the LOC136202796 gene encoding palmitoyl-acyl carrier protein thioesterase, chloroplastic-like: MVRNNLIWAVSKLQVQIDHYPIWGEVVEIDSWVGASGKNGMRRDWQSRATRTCNRRPMARVRMMSMMHQVHFASSIQKEAQYWLLEVVMLQH, from the exons ATGGTGAGGAATAATCTCATCTGGGCTGTCTCCAAATTGCAAGTCCAGATTGATCATTATCCAATCTG GGGAGAGGTAGTGGAAATTGACTCATGGGTTGGAGCATCAGGAAAGAATGGAATGAGGAGAGATTGGCAATCCCGTGCTACAag GACTTGCAACCGTAGACCAATGGCACGAGTTAGAATGATGTCCATGATGCATCAAGTGCATTTTGCTTCAAGTATTCAAAAGGAAGCACAATATTGGCTGCTAGAGGTTGTTATGTTGCAGCATTGA